Proteins encoded in a region of the Diospyros lotus cultivar Yz01 chromosome 9, ASM1463336v1, whole genome shotgun sequence genome:
- the LOC127810478 gene encoding potassium channel AKT2/3, with protein sequence MGVKLSPADSLHSPSTSSIMLRNHHHREREDCPSSSTSDDLRYLSKVILPPLGDSTDYAQNQADSTSRIISPMDSRYRCWETLMVLLVFYSAWVYPFEVAFLNYSPSRGLCIADNIVDLFFAVDIVLTFFVAYIDRTTQLLVCEPRKIAVRYLASWFWMDVASTVPFEALAFLFTGQRRMGLSFSLLGSLRFWRIRRVKQFFTRLEKDIRFSYFWVRCARLLSVTLFLVHCAGCLYYLLADRYPHQGKTWIGAVIPNFRETSLWIRYISALYWSITTMTTVGYGDMHAVNAMEMIFIIFYMLFNLGLTAYLIGNMTNLVVEGTRRTMEFRNSIESASSFVSRNRLPPRLRGQILAYMCLRFKAESLNQQQLIEQLPRTICNSIRQHLFLPTVEKVYLFKGVSREILLLLVADMKAEYIPPREDVILQNEAPDDVYIIVSGEVEMIDCEMEKERAVGAFLSGDMFGEVGALCSRPQSFTYRTKTLSQLLRLKTSALLEAMQTKQDDNVTMFKNFLQHHKKLKDLRIGDIWLEAGEEDGDPNMSINLLTVAGTGNAAFLDELLKARLDPDIGDSKGRTALHIAASKGHEDCVLVLLKHACNVHLRDMDGNTALWDAISAKHHSIFRILFHCAAISDPYIAGDLLCTAAKRNDLTVMKELLKHGLHVDAKDRHGQKAIQIAMAENQDDMVKLLVMNGADIGSTDKYSFPAMRLNEMLQKREVGYQIMVPDSSSPTELLLGKNDREQESNPGRSKGLCCSRVSIYRGHPELRMDRCCTEAGRLVRLPNSLEELKSIAGEKFGFDATNALVLDEQGAEIDSIEVIRDNDKLYIVDPNI encoded by the exons ATGGGAGTGAAGTTGTCGCCTGCAGATAGCCTTCACTCACCATCAACTTCCAGCATCATGCTGAGAAACCATCATCATCGTGAACGTGAAGATTGTCCATCATCATCAACCAGCGATGACTTGAGATACCTCTCTAAAGTAATCCTCCCACCTCTGGGTGATTCAACTGACTATGCCCAGAACCAGGCTGATTCCACCAGCAGAATCATCTCCCCAATGGACTCCAGATACAG GTGTTGGGAGACATTAATGGTGCTTTTAGTCTTTTACTCTGCGTGGGTATACCCCTTCGAGGTGGCATTCCTTAATTACTCTCCAAGTAGAGGATTATGCATCGCCGACAACATCGTTGATCTCTTCTTTGCAGTTGATATTGTCTTAACCTTCTTTGTTGCCTACATTGATCGCACTACTCAGCTCTTAGTCTGCGAACCCAGGAAGATCGCCGTCAG GTATTTGGCGTCGTGGTTTTGGATGGATGTGGCGTCGACGGTGCCGTTCGAGGCACTGGCCTTCCTCTTCACCGGCCAACGCCGGATGGGTCTCTCCTTTTCTCTCCTCGGAAGTCTCCGATTCTGGCGAATCCGCCGGGTGAAACAGTTCTTCACAAG GCTGGAGAAGGATATCAGATTCAGCTATTTCTGGGTGAGATGCGCCAGGCTGTTGTCT GTGACGCTGTTCCTGGTGCACTGCGCCGGGTGCCTCTACTACCTGCTGGCGGACAGGTATCCGCACCAGGGGAAGACATGGATCGGGGCGGTGATCCCCAATTTCAGGGAGACGAGCCTGTGGATTCGCTACATCTCCGCCCTGTACTGGTCCATTACCACAATGACCACCGTCGGCTACGGCGACATGCACGCCGTCAACGCTATGGAGATGATCTTCATAATCTTCTACATGCTCTTCAACCTCGGCCTCACCGCATACTTGATCGGCAACATGACCAATCTCGTCGTCGAAGGCACTCGCCGCACCATGGAATTC AGAAATAGCATTGAATCTGCATCAAGCTTTGTGAGCCGGAATAGGCTGCCTCCGAGGTTGAGAGGGCAGATACTAGCTTATATGTGCTTGAGATTCAAGGCTGAGAGCTTGAACCAGCAGCAACTCATTGAGCAGCTCCCCAGAACCATTTGCAATAGCATCAGGCAACACTTGTTCTTGCCCACTGTTGAGAAGGTCTATCTCTTCAAGGGTGTCTCCAGGGAAATTCTCCTGCTCTTG GTCGCAGATATGAAGGCCGAGTACATACCACCCAGAGAGGATGTAATCCTGCAAAATGAGGCCCCAGATGATGTTTACATCATTGTATCAGGGGAGGTGGAGATGATAGACTGCgagatggagaaagagagagctgTTGGCGCTTTTCTGTCTGGGGACATGTTTGGAGAAGTAGGAGCTCTCTGTAGCAGACCTCAAAGCTTTACCTATCGAACCAAGACACTTTCCCAGCTCCTCCGCCTGAAAACCAGTGCCCTCTTGGAAGCAATGCAAACCAAACAAGATGACAATGTCACCATGTTCAAGAACTTCCTTCAG CATCACAAAAAGCTCAAGGATTTGAGAATTGGAGACATATGGCTTGAAGCTGGGGAAGAAGACGGTGATCCAAACATGTCCATCAACTTGCTGACTGTGGCTGGCACAGGCAATGCCGCTTTCCTTGATGAGCTTCTCAAGGCTAGATTGGATCCTGACATTGGAGACTCCAAAGGACGGACTGCACTG CACATTGCAGCATCAAAAGGGCATGAAGATTGCGTACTAGTACTTCTTAAGCATGCTTGTAATGTTCACCTGCGAG ACATGGATGGGAACACAGCATTGTGGGATGCTATATCCGCAAAGCACCATTCCATTTTTCGGATACTGTTCCACTGTGCTGCGATATCTGATCCTTACATTGCCGGTGATCTGCTGTGCACAGCGGCAAAGAGAAATGACCTTACAGTGATGAAGGAGCTCCTGAAACACGGGCTGCATGTGGACGCAAAGGACCGCCATGGCCAGAAAGCAATCCAGATTGCCATGGCAGAAAACCAGGACGACATGGTAAAGCTCCTAGTGATGAATGGTGCAGATATTGGCAGCACAGATAAGTATAGTTTTCCGGCAATGCGTTTGAATGAAATGCTGCAAAAGAGAGAGGTGGGATATCAGATAATGGTGCCAGACTCATCATCCCCAACTGAACTGCTCTTGGGGAAGAATGATAGAGAGCAAGAGTCCAACCCAGGAAGATCAAAAGGACTGTGTTGTTCCAGAGTCAGTATATACAGAGGCCACCCGGAGCTCAGAATGGACAGATGTTGCACAGAAGCTGGGAGGCTTGTTAGGTTGCCTAATTCACTTGAGGAACTCAAAAGCATTGCAG GTGAGAAGTTTGGATTTGATGCCACAAATGCACTGGTTTTGGATGAACAAGGAGCAGAAATTGACTCCATTGAAGtgattagagataatgataagCTTTATATAGTTGACCCAAATATCTGA